Part of the Fibrobacterota bacterium genome is shown below.
GTACAGGGTTCAGGGTACAGGGTTTGGGCTGCGGTTGCGCGTTTACGACGTTTCCCTGCACCCTGAACCCTGTACCCTGCACCCTCGGTTTTCCTTACTTACCCGCCGCCAATTGCCGCGGGATGTCGTATACGATCTTCGATCCCGTCGCCACCTGGAAGGCTCCGGTGGTGATCAAGGTATCGCCTCCCGAAACGCCGTTGTCGATGACGACCGAGTCGCCGGAGGTGGCGCCCAGCTTCACGGGCACTTCCAGGGCCTTGCCGCCGCGGGCAAGCATCACCATGGTGCCCTCTTGCATCCGCAGCACCGCCGTCGAAGGGACGACCACGGCATTGGCGATCTTGCGGCGCAGGATGCGGGCGCGGCCCACCATGCCCGGGCGCAGCGTATTGCCCGGATTGGGCACTTCGATGCGGGCCATGACGGTGCGATTGTGTTCCTCCACCGCGCGATCCACGCTTTTCAGCCTGCCGGAGAAAGCGCGTCCGGTGTCTTGCACCAGGGAGAATTCGGCGGTCTGGCCTTCATGGAAATCACGGGCTTCGGTTTCGGGGATGGACACGACCGCCTCCAGACGGTTGGTCGCGGCCACGCGCACCGTAGGCGCGTTGGGGGCCACCGATTGGAATCGCTCCACCAGACGGCTCACCAGCACGCCGGCGAAGGGGGCCTGGCAGCGGCTGTCTTCATAGGTACGCTGGGCCTGCAGCATGCCGACGCGCGCCTGTTGGAAGCCCAACTCGGCCTGGTCGAGCACGGCCTTGCCCACGAATCCCTTTTCCACGTTCACCTTTTGGCGCTCGAGCTCTCCCCGGGCCACTTCGACCTGGGACTTGGCAGCCGCGAGCATGGCCGAATACTTGGCGCTCTCGATGTCGCACAAGGCTTGCCCCGCCGCCACCGACTTGCCCACGTCGCTGATCTGGTTCACCCGCCCGCCCTGCATGGGCGCGGTCAGGGTGGCGTCTTCGCCACCACGCAGATCGGCGCTGTAGGCGCCCCAATCCTCGAAAGGACGGACCAGGGCCGCCGTGACCACCACGTGGATGGCTTCGCCCGACGCGGCCGGCGCGCCGCTTTCCGCGGCCCCTTCTTTCTTCTTGCAACCGCCCAGCGCCAGCAGGACGATGAGGGCCGCCGCAGCGGTGACGGCGTGCGGGGCCGCTCTAAATAACGGGGCGTGGATGCGGATGTTCATGGGACCTCCTCAGTAATCAAAGCTTTGCCTAGGGCGAGCCGCAAGGCGGCCTGGGAACGGATGCGGGCATGGTTGGCGCCCAAGTAACCGAAGGACGCGTCGCGAAAGGCTTGCTCCGCTTCCAGTAAATCGGTGAGCTGGCCTTTACCGGCCCGGAAATCCTCGCTGAGCATTTCCTGCGCAGCCTGGGCGGCTTGTACGGCCTGCTGGGCGGCCGCCAGCGACGTATCCGAAGTCTGGTAATCGCGCCAGGCGTTCTCGATCTCGATACGCATCATCTTGCGGGCCTGGCGGGCCGAGAGCCCGAGGGAACGGGCGTCCGACTGTAACTGATGCGCTTGGGACATGAGTCCCATGCCGTCGAAGATGGGCCAATTGAGGCCGATGCCAACCTGCCATTCGCGGTTTTGCTCCAGCTCCCCCAATTGATTGAGCTTGTAGGCCAGCACGCCGACCTTGCCCGTCGCCCCGAGGGAAGGCAGGTATTGCATCTTCAGGTATTTGGCCTGGCCTTCCAGCGATTGCTGGCTCAATTCCATGGCCCGCACGTCCGGACGCTCGCTAATGATTTGATCCAGCGACTGGCTGTCCGGCAAGGCGCTCACGGGCTCGACGGCGATATGCGCCGAAGTATCCAGGTCGGTTTGCGCGTTCAGGGCCCGGCCCAGTACGCGGTTGAGCGCCATCAGGGAAGCGGCCGCATCGCGCTCGGCCTGGAGGCGCTGGGGTTCCAGCGACTTTTGATAAGTGACCGCGCGCAAGACGTCCGAGCGGCGGAAGGCGGCGCCCATTTTGAAGTTCGTCTGGAGGAAGTTCACCGTTTCCGTGGCCCGCTTGGTGGAGGCCTCGAAAGTGCCGAGGCGGGCCTTGGCGGTCACCGCGCCGTAATACGCGTCCAGCACTTGCAATTGCAATTGCTGGAGGGAACGCCGTTGGTCGCTTTCGTTGGCGCGCTCTTGGATGCCGGCGGTGTGGATGGCTTGCGACAAGCGGCCGAAGGAGAAAAGCGATTGGTCAGCCTGGACCCCATAGCTCATGCGGGTCTGGGCGATGTTGATGACGCTCGATCCGCCTCCCTGCGGGGTATTGTCGACGGGTACTTCGCCGTTCACCACCTTCAGGCTACCGTCCGGATTCTTCTGGTAGACGGGAGCCGGTTTGAATCCCAAGGAACTCGGGTCGAAGGGCGAAGCCCCGCGGCCCACGTCCGCGTAGGCGGAGATGCGCGGGAAGCCGCTGGACCAGGCTTGCTGCTCGAGCGCTTTGAAGCGTACCGTTTTC
Proteins encoded:
- a CDS encoding TolC family protein, giving the protein MPNNPVRLGLLAATLPVLLLGARAHAESLTLEQAIREAMAHSEEALILKEKTVRFKALEQQAWSSGFPRISAYADVGRGASPFDPSSLGFKPAPVYQKNPDGSLKVVNGEVPVDNTPQGGGSSVINIAQTRMSYGVQADQSLFSFGRLSQAIHTAGIQERANESDQRRSLQQLQLQVLDAYYGAVTAKARLGTFEASTKRATETVNFLQTNFKMGAAFRRSDVLRAVTYQKSLEPQRLQAERDAAASLMALNRVLGRALNAQTDLDTSAHIAVEPVSALPDSQSLDQIISERPDVRAMELSQQSLEGQAKYLKMQYLPSLGATGKVGVLAYKLNQLGELEQNREWQVGIGLNWPIFDGMGLMSQAHQLQSDARSLGLSARQARKMMRIEIENAWRDYQTSDTSLAAAQQAVQAAQAAQEMLSEDFRAGKGQLTDLLEAEQAFRDASFGYLGANHARIRSQAALRLALGKALITEEVP
- a CDS encoding efflux RND transporter periplasmic adaptor subunit, which encodes MNIRIHAPLFRAAPHAVTAAAALIVLLALGGCKKKEGAAESGAPAASGEAIHVVVTAALVRPFEDWGAYSADLRGGEDATLTAPMQGGRVNQISDVGKSVAAGQALCDIESAKYSAMLAAAKSQVEVARGELERQKVNVEKGFVGKAVLDQAELGFQQARVGMLQAQRTYEDSRCQAPFAGVLVSRLVERFQSVAPNAPTVRVAATNRLEAVVSIPETEARDFHEGQTAEFSLVQDTGRAFSGRLKSVDRAVEEHNRTVMARIEVPNPGNTLRPGMVGRARILRRKIANAVVVPSTAVLRMQEGTMVMLARGGKALEVPVKLGATSGDSVVIDNGVSGGDTLITTGAFQVATGSKIVYDIPRQLAAGK